The stretch of DNA CGCAGAGATTCTACGGCGGAGCCCGGACGCCGAGCGACGCGCAAGAGTCCGGGGACGAGCGCCATCGCGCGATCGCGCAGAGGATGCGGGGGAAGCTCAGTGATAGGACGTGGCAAGCGCATCTGGCGCGGATCGAACAACGCTCCTTGGTCGAAAGGGGTCACCGCCGTGAGTGTGCCCTGCTGCTCATCCACTTCGTAGAGGTCCAAGCGCGGTCCATCTGACCGCAGCACCGTCAAGCGTCGCGCCACCGTCGTCGCTCTTCCTTTGGGCGCGAAGAATACGAGCCGTCGCGCCTCAGCGCCTGATGCGGAACTCGCGGCCTGTTCCCACCAGATGAGGCCAGCCGTCACCAAACCCTCGATGCGCGTCGGCGGCTCGCCCAAATTCACTGCAATGGCGATCGCCCGTTCCCCCCTCCGTGTGAAGATCAAGCGCGTGTAGGCCCCCGAGAGGTGATGCGCGTCGTCGCGATGCGTCGCCACGTACTCGATGCGCGCGCCCAACTCGCGCTCGATCAGCCGACCCAGCACGTTGGCGAAGGTGCGCCGTCGTTCCTCAATCGCCTCCCCGCCGGCGCTCTCAGCCGATGCGATCTCCAACGTCGCCGTTCGTCCCGGCCTCCGTTCGAGTCGCAGGAGGAGGCGCTCGCCCCGAATCTCATACGCCTCGACGCGCCAGCATTCGGAGAACTCCTCGCCCCAGAGGAAGAGGATCAGTCTCCCGAATTCGAACGAGACCGAGATCTGCTCATCTCGCACCCGCTTCGGCGGCCCACCATCGAGCCGGCATACCCATTCCGACCGACGCGCCAGGAACGCCGAGATGTCATAGCGCGCATGCGCGGGATCGAAGAGCATGATGCGTTCCAGATCAGGAGAGAATGCACCGTATCGGAGCTCACCTCTTTGAGGCCCTCACGATCGAACCAGAGTGGAGGGGACGGTCTCTTCTTCCACAACGGCTTCGCGGTAGGAGCATTCCGACCGATGGCAGTACTGAATGCGCTCTTTTCGCCGCGTCACTTTCTCCAGCAAGAAGGATGCTCCGCATTGTGGGCACGCACGGTTCACTGGACGATCCCACACGGTGAAGGAACATTGAGGATACGCGCTGCAGCCATAGAAAATCCGACCTCGACGGGAACGTCGGACGACCAATTCCCCTTGGCAATCGGGCCTCGGACAAGGAATGCCCAGCGTCTCAAGCTTGACATAAGGGCAAGCCGGGCGCCGACTACAGGCGATGTATTCACCATACGGTCCCTGCCGCGCTACGAGCGGAGCCCCACATTCCGGGCACGGCTCGTCTAAAGTCCGATCGGGAGCCGCCAATTGTCCATCTCGCTGAATGCGTCGGGTATTCGTGCACTCGGGATATCCCGTGCAGGCGAGGAACGGCCCGAATCGGCTCTGTCGGAGCACCATCTTGCGGCCACACTTCTCGCACGTGATCTCCTCGAAGCCTCCTCCCTCTTCCTCCGGTGAAGAGAGCTTTTGCGTCGTCCCACAAGAGGGACAAGCCAGAAACGGCCCATAGCGCCCGATCTTCTTCACCATAGATGTCCCGCAGGCGGGGCATTGCTCATCAGTCTCAACGCCCTTGCGCACATCCTCCATCTCGCGCTCGGCACGCGCCAGATCGGCCGCGAATTTCTTGTAGAAGTCCCTGAGGACCTTCACCCAACTGACGCGCCCTTCCTCGACCTTATCCAGCTCCGCCTCCATCTCCGCCGTGTACTCGACGTCGAAGATGTCCGTGAAATGCTCCACGAGCAGATCGCATACGAGCCGTCCCAGCGCCGTCGGTTTGAATCGTCCGTTCACCTTCTGAACGTAGGCGCGGTCCTGGATGATGCTCAGGATTTGCGCATAAGTGGAGGGACGTCCGATGCCGTTCTCCTCAAGTGCCTTGACGAGCGAGGCCTCAGTATAGCGAGGCGGCGGTTGCGTGAAATGTTGCTCGGGCAGCAGCTCAAGGAGCGTCAACTTCTCCCCAACTTCCACCTTGGGCAAAACCGCAGTGGCCTCCTCTTCTTCCTCGTTCTCCTTCTCCTCCTTCGCCTCCTCGTAGACGGTCAAAAAGCCAGAGAACCGAAGGACAGATCCCGTCGCGCGGAAGGTGAATGTCCCCGCGCGGATCTCGAGGACCGTTTGATCGAAGAGGGCAGGCTTCATTTGCGAAGCGACGAACCGCTGCCAGATGAGTTTGTAGAGCGCCAACTCGTCGCGGCTGAGATACGGTGCGACCTGCTCAGGGGTGCGGAAGACCGACGTCGGACGAATCGCTTCATGCGCGTCTTGCGCGTCTTTCTTCGTGCGATAGATGTGAGGTTCCTCAGGGAGCAACTCCTCGCCATAGCGTTCGGCGATGAAGCGGCGCACTTCGGCCAGAGCCGTCTCCGAGACCCGCGTCGAATCCGTCCGCATGTAGGTGATGAGTCCCACGCTCCCCTCGGGACCGAGATCCACGCCCTCGTACAGCTTCTGCGCCAGGCTCATCGTTTTCTTCACCGAGAAGCGCAGCCGACGAGCAGCTTCCTGCTGCAATTTGCTGGTCGTGAACGGGGGGACAGGATGGCGCTTCTTCTCCTTCCTCTCCACCGATGCGACGACGAACTCGCTCTCGGAGAGCTGGCGCACCAGCTCTTGGGCTTCCTCCTCCGTTCGAATGTGCCGCTCGGTCGGGCGAACGCCCTGCTCGAACTCGCTCGTCTTGAGGGCCTGCTCCCCGATGCGGACCAGTCGCGCCACGAAGGGAGGCGGCTCAGCCGCCGAGAGGCGCGCGCCCAGTGTCCAATATTCGGTCGGGACGAACCGTTCGATCTCGCGCTCGCGCTCGACGATCAACCGCAAGGCGACCGATTGCACGCGTCCGGCTGAAAGCCCACGCCGCACTTTCTTCCATAACAGCGGACTCACCAGATAGCCGACGAGCCGATCCAAAATGCGCCGCGCTTGCTGCGCTTCGACCTTGTGACGATCAATCGTCCCAGGATGTTGAAACGCCTCGCGCACGGCATGCGGCGTGATCTCATGAAACAGGACTCGGTAGACCGGCTTCTCCTCGCGCGGACCGACCAACTCCTCCTTCAGGTGTTGACAAATGGCTTCTCCCTCACGATCGGGATCGGCCGCCAGATAGATCGCCTCGGCCTCGCGCGCCGCCCGCTTCAACTCGGCCAAGATCTTCTGATTGTTCTTCTTGACCTCATCGGGGATGATGACGTAGGTCGGGCGGAAGTCATTCTCGATGTCGACGCCTAATTCCTTCTCGGGCAGGTCCTTGATGTGCCCGACCGAGGCCATGACGGTGAATTCTCGACCGAGATACTTGTTGATCGTCCTGGCCTTGGCGGGCGATTCGACGATGACGAGTTTCTTCGCCATGTCACAACTTCTTCACGAACTGCTTTCCCGGCAACTGTCTGATTCTATCTTTCACTTCGAGCTCGAGCAAGATGCGCATCAGCTCGGGCACGGCCAGACCACTGCGCTGCAGCAGCTCATCAATGTGCGTCGGCACGTCAAAGTGCAGCAGCTCCAAGACGCGCTGCTCGTGCTCATCCAGCGGCAGGTGCGGTTGCGTCGGAGCGGCCGGCGCTACCTCGGATTCGCGACGCAAGATCTCTTTCCGGACATCCAGCGGCAGCTCCTCGACGACATCGCGCCAATACTGCACGAGCTTCGCTCCGCATTTGATCAAGTAGTTGGGGCCGTAGCTCCGAGGCGAGGTGATCGGCCCGGGAACGGCAAAGACCTCGCGATCTTGCTCGAGCGCCAGACGAGCCGTGATGAGCGAGCCGCTATGCTCAGCGGCTTCCACGACGACCACGCCCAAGCTCATCCCGCTGATGATCCGATTCCGAAACGGGAAATTCTGCGGTAGCGGCGAGACGCCCGTCGGGAATTCCGACACCAACACACCGTGTTGACGAACCTCCTCGGCCAACGCCCGATGCTCGCGTGGATACACGATGTCCAATCCCGTGCCGAAGACGGCGACCGTGCGACCTTTCGCCTCGAGCGCTCCGCGATGCGCCGCCGCATCAATGCCACGCGCGAACCCGGAGACGATCACCAAGCCGCGCCCCGCCAGATCGCGCGCTAGCTCCGTCGCCACGTTCACCCCATAGGGAGATGGACGACGCGTCCCCACGATCGCGAGTGCTGGCGCCGCGAGCGCGTCCACCTGTCCGAGCGCGTAGAGCACGATCGGCGGATCGTAGATGCGCCGCAGCAGCGGCGGATAGCGCGGATCTTCGAGCGTGAGCACCTCGGCGCCGAGCTTCTCCAGCTTCGCTAGTTCTTCCTCCGCCCGCCGTCGTGGCTCTTCCGAACGAATCCGATCGATCACCTCGTCCTCTAACCCGAACGCCTGCAGCTCCGATCGCGAAGCGGCGAAGACATTCGTCGGCGAGCCGAAGCGCTCCAGTAAGCGCCCGGCCGTGCGCGATCCGATGCCAGTCACCAAGCTCAACGCCACCCAATCTCGCACTTCCGCGCCCATGGCGTTTTGCCTACGGGAGAAAGCGTTCTCGCCCCTCGCCTTTCCCCACGCGCGCGAGACATCTGGGAATTTACCAGAGGACGCGAAGGAACACAATGGCACGTCCTCTCGCTACAGCGTCCCCAGGAGCCAATCCCAAAGCGGCGTCGTCACGCCAAAGCGCGTGCGCTCCCCTTCCTGATGATGGCGCTGATGATGACGTCGCATGGCGCGCATCCAAGGGGTTCGGGGATTCCCGAAATGCGCGACATAGTGCGTGAATTCGTAGAACAGATATCCCCCCCACAGGCCGAGCAGAAGCGTCACCGCCTTCGGCCAGGAGCCCAGGATGCCTAGAAAAAGCAGGAAGAAGAACGCGCTCACCGATGCGCTCGCTGAAAAGCGAATGAAGTTCGAGCCCACGACGTGCGACGCCTCGTGATGAACGCCGTGGGCGAGATAGAGGAAAGCGCGCATTCGCGCCGAGCGCGCGCGAATGTGCAGCCCCCGATGGATGACATATTCCAAGAGGGACCAAAGCAAGAGGCCCACGATGGCGAGCCCAAGCAGGGATGGCCATGCCGATGGCGCCTGTCCCACGGCCGCCGCGCCGAGAACGATTCCCCCACCGGCGTAGAAGAAAAAGGGCCGGAAGTGAGCGCGACACGCGCGAAACCATCCTAGCGCATGATCGTCGCGATTCTGCCTCATGAGCTTCGTCATCGTGCAGCGGGCTCACAATCTGTCTGGCGGAGGCGCGTGGGAATCGAACCCACCGGCGTCGGCTCTCGCCGTCGCCCACCGGGTTTGAAGCCCGGGGAAGTCACCAGACCCCATTCGCCTCCGCCCACGCAATCACGCGCACGATCTTCTCGCGCTGCTCGCTCTTCCGCCGTCACCTCCCGCCGCACTATCTGCTCGCCCTTCCATGGTCACAATGGTAGAAGTCGGACTACAGGCTCGTCAAACGCTCCGGCGCGTGAGCGAACCCTCTACGGAACGAATTGGGAGCGAGGGCGACTTCGCTTCGACGTCAGGCCGATGAACATCGCCCCCCAATTAAAATCCTCCTCTCGAAGCGTCGCTGCTTCCTCGCAGAAGGGTCGTGCACAATGGACGCTCGATCCGAAATCGTCCGCGAGGAGCTCTCGCTCGTCGCGATCCCATGTCCTCTCGACGCGAAATGCCCGATGAGCCTCCTGGCGCGGAGGCCCGATCCGGGCGCTCACGCTCACGGGACCGCGAGCACGGCGATGCGATGGCGATTGGCGAGCGCGATGAGTTCGTCACGATCCAAGAGCAATGTCTTGTGCGCCGTGATGGCCAAGGCCGTCGCATGGCATTCGATCATCGTCTCGATCGTGGGAACGCCAATGACGGGGACATCGAAGCGCATGTCCTGATTCGGGCGCGCGACTTTGACGACGACGAACGGACGTCCACCAAGCAGCGAAGCGGCGCGACGGATCGTCGCATCGGTCCCTTCCATCGCTTCAATGGCGACGATCGCGCGATCTTTCACGGCAATCGTCTGCCCCAGGTCCAGGCGAGCGATCTCGCGAGCGATCTCCAATCCGTATTGGAGATCATCTCGCTCCGATCGCGAAGGCGCACGCGCCGTGAGCACTCCTTCGGGCGCCAGTAGTTCGGCGACGAAGAGCGTCGAATCCACGACCTGGATGCCCTCGCGCTCCAATTCGGCGACCACAGCGCCGATCAAGCTGTTCGTGTTCTTGTGAGGCAGGCGCAGGAGGAGCTTCACCATGCGCCAATCGGGAAGAGCGGGGCCAAAGATCTGCACGTGCTTGACCTGCCCCGCCAATACGGCATGCGTGACCCCATGTTCGCGGAAGAATTCGATCAGATGGCCGAGTTGTCCGACGCCCAGCCAGCGCACCAGACGCGCCTGGCGCTCGATCTCCGGGGACGTCTCCTCCCGAATCGCGGCGACAACCATTTCGATCCCCCGCCGCCGCGCCCCCTCAAGCACAAGGAATGGGAACCTCCCGTTGCCGGCGATCAAGCCGTAGCGCCGTTCATGCTCGGACTGGGTCACTTCACGACGCCCCGTTGCGAGGTCTCGATGAAGGCGATGAGGTCTTGAATTTCGGGGATATGGCCGAGTTCTCGCCGCATGGCCTCGAGCGCTTGTGTCGTGTTGAGCTTGGAAGAGAGCAGCAGATGGAACGCCCGATCAATGGCGCGCCGCTGCTCGGGCGTGAACCCCTTGCGACGGAGTCCGACAGTATTCGGCCCATAACAACGGGCATGATTCCCCGCACAGAGGGAATAGGGCATCACGTCCTTCACCACGACGGCGTAGGCGCCCACGAACGCATATTTCCCGACGCGGCAGAATTGGTGCACGCCCACATAGGCGCCGAGCGTCGCATGATCCTCAACGAGAACATGACCAGCTAAGGACGCGCCATTGGCCATGATGACGTGATTGCCCACGCGACAATCGTGCGCCACATGCGCTTGCACCATGAGCAAATTGTCGTCCCCGATGATCGTGAGCCCGCCGCCGCCTTCCGTCCCGCGGTGGATCGTCACGTATTCGCGAATGCGATTGCGCCGACCGATGACGACGCGGCTGCGCTCGCCCTTGTACTTCAGGTCCTGGGGGATCTGCCCGATCGAAGCGAAGGGGAAGATGACGGTCTCTTCCCCGATCTCGGTCGGCCCTTCGATGACACAATGCGCGGACACGCGCACGCGGTCGTGGAGGATCACGTCATCGCCGATGATGGCATAAGGACCGATGTGAACGTCCTCGCCCAATTCCGCGCGCGGACTCACAATGGCCGTGGGATGGATGGTGACGCTCATGCGTCCTCCCCCGACGTATCGTCCACACGGGACGAGGCGTCCGCCTGAAACGCGGGGACTTGAAGTGCGGCAGCGTTCTTGCGGACGGCGTTGATGTCGACCAGCGACGAGGTGATCTCAGCTTCCGCCACCAACTGCCCATCCACATACGCTTCTCCCCGCAACCGAATGTAGCGGGATTTCAGCTTGAGGACCGTCAGCTCCAAGCGCAAGGTATCGCCCGGCACGACGGGTCGTCGGAACTTGGCCTTGTCAATGCCCGTGAAGAAGACGAGCTTATTGCTCGCATCGGCCACTTCATGGTACATGAGCACGCCGGCCGTCTGCGCCATCGCTTCGATCACCAAGACGCCGGGCATGACCGGAGCCCCCGGGAAGTGGCCTTGGAAGAAGAACTCATTGAGGGTCACGTTCTTGATGCCGACGATCCGCTTCCGCGGTTCGAACTCGATGATGCGATCCACCAGCAGGAAGGGATACCGATGCGGAAGGAACTGCTGAATCTGCACGGCATCGAATACGGTCTCCATAGGTCTCCCACGCACTGTGCGGACGACGCGGCGATTGTCCTCAACGAGAAGCTCCTCCGCGCTCGCGAACGTTCGCCCTCACGGTCTTCGCGGAGGGGTCCTTTGAGAGGCCGGACTCGATCGAGCTCCGGAAGCCGGGCGCTCGACGCTCGAAGAGGCCGGCGCCGCCGATGAAGGCGCAGAGGACGTCGTCACCGGATTGGCCTTGTTGTACTCATTGATGAAATCGCGCGTGATGTCGGCCGCCGGATCCACGTAGACGAGCCCCCCCGCCTGCACGAGATTGGCGACCTCTAAGACGATGGT from Blastocatellia bacterium encodes:
- the lpxI gene encoding UDP-2,3-diacylglucosamine diphosphatase LpxI (LpxI, functionally equivalent to LpxH, replaces it in LPS biosynthesis in a minority of bacteria.) encodes the protein MTQSEHERRYGLIAGNGRFPFLVLEGARRRGIEMVVAAIREETSPEIERQARLVRWLGVGQLGHLIEFFREHGVTHAVLAGQVKHVQIFGPALPDWRMVKLLLRLPHKNTNSLIGAVVAELEREGIQVVDSTLFVAELLAPEGVLTARAPSRSERDDLQYGLEIAREIARLDLGQTIAVKDRAIVAIEAMEGTDATIRRAASLLGGRPFVVVKVARPNQDMRFDVPVIGVPTIETMIECHATALAITAHKTLLLDRDELIALANRHRIAVLAVP
- the dprA gene encoding DNA-processing protein DprA, with the protein product MGAEVRDWVALSLVTGIGSRTAGRLLERFGSPTNVFAASRSELQAFGLEDEVIDRIRSEEPRRRAEEELAKLEKLGAEVLTLEDPRYPPLLRRIYDPPIVLYALGQVDALAAPALAIVGTRRPSPYGVNVATELARDLAGRGLVIVSGFARGIDAAAHRGALEAKGRTVAVFGTGLDIVYPREHRALAEEVRQHGVLVSEFPTGVSPLPQNFPFRNRIISGMSLGVVVVEAAEHSGSLITARLALEQDREVFAVPGPITSPRSYGPNYLIKCGAKLVQYWRDVVEELPLDVRKEILRRESEVAPAAPTQPHLPLDEHEQRVLELLHFDVPTHIDELLQRSGLAVPELMRILLELEVKDRIRQLPGKQFVKKL
- a CDS encoding sterol desaturase family protein produces the protein MRQNRDDHALGWFRACRAHFRPFFFYAGGGIVLGAAAVGQAPSAWPSLLGLAIVGLLLWSLLEYVIHRGLHIRARSARMRAFLYLAHGVHHEASHVVGSNFIRFSASASVSAFFFLLFLGILGSWPKAVTLLLGLWGGYLFYEFTHYVAHFGNPRTPWMRAMRRHHQRHHQEGERTRFGVTTPLWDWLLGTL
- the topA gene encoding type I DNA topoisomerase — encoded protein: MAKKLVIVESPAKARTINKYLGREFTVMASVGHIKDLPEKELGVDIENDFRPTYVIIPDEVKKNNQKILAELKRAAREAEAIYLAADPDREGEAICQHLKEELVGPREEKPVYRVLFHEITPHAVREAFQHPGTIDRHKVEAQQARRILDRLVGYLVSPLLWKKVRRGLSAGRVQSVALRLIVEREREIERFVPTEYWTLGARLSAAEPPPFVARLVRIGEQALKTSEFEQGVRPTERHIRTEEEAQELVRQLSESEFVVASVERKEKKRHPVPPFTTSKLQQEAARRLRFSVKKTMSLAQKLYEGVDLGPEGSVGLITYMRTDSTRVSETALAEVRRFIAERYGEELLPEEPHIYRTKKDAQDAHEAIRPTSVFRTPEQVAPYLSRDELALYKLIWQRFVASQMKPALFDQTVLEIRAGTFTFRATGSVLRFSGFLTVYEEAKEEKENEEEEEATAVLPKVEVGEKLTLLELLPEQHFTQPPPRYTEASLVKALEENGIGRPSTYAQILSIIQDRAYVQKVNGRFKPTALGRLVCDLLVEHFTDIFDVEYTAEMEAELDKVEEGRVSWVKVLRDFYKKFAADLARAEREMEDVRKGVETDEQCPACGTSMVKKIGRYGPFLACPSCGTTQKLSSPEEEGGGFEEITCEKCGRKMVLRQSRFGPFLACTGYPECTNTRRIQRDGQLAAPDRTLDEPCPECGAPLVARQGPYGEYIACSRRPACPYVKLETLGIPCPRPDCQGELVVRRSRRGRIFYGCSAYPQCSFTVWDRPVNRACPQCGASFLLEKVTRRKERIQYCHRSECSYREAVVEEETVPSTLVRS
- the fabZ gene encoding 3-hydroxyacyl-ACP dehydratase FabZ, which encodes METVFDAVQIQQFLPHRYPFLLVDRIIEFEPRKRIVGIKNVTLNEFFFQGHFPGAPVMPGVLVIEAMAQTAGVLMYHEVADASNKLVFFTGIDKAKFRRPVVPGDTLRLELTVLKLKSRYIRLRGEAYVDGQLVAEAEITSSLVDINAVRKNAAALQVPAFQADASSRVDDTSGEDA
- the lpxA gene encoding acyl-ACP--UDP-N-acetylglucosamine O-acyltransferase, with protein sequence MSVTIHPTAIVSPRAELGEDVHIGPYAIIGDDVILHDRVRVSAHCVIEGPTEIGEETVIFPFASIGQIPQDLKYKGERSRVVIGRRNRIREYVTIHRGTEGGGGLTIIGDDNLLMVQAHVAHDCRVGNHVIMANGASLAGHVLVEDHATLGAYVGVHQFCRVGKYAFVGAYAVVVKDVMPYSLCAGNHARCYGPNTVGLRRKGFTPEQRRAIDRAFHLLLSSKLNTTQALEAMRRELGHIPEIQDLIAFIETSQRGVVK